One part of the Bacillota bacterium genome encodes these proteins:
- a CDS encoding amidohydrolase, producing the protein MRVYYNALVRTMDPATPVAEAFAVDSGEFVAIGGNDDVLNLAQGSRGAQKIDLGGLPVFPGFIDGHTHVMWVGESLERVDLSKCRSIEEVRSRLRERAAELGPGQWVLGWGWHQERFAERRDPVAADIDGVIPGNPAYLIRECTHTALVNSLALEMAGVGANTPDPVGGKIVRDDSGVPVGLLHETAMQLVSRILPAPDERAKRETLKRAMLEMLKLGITSVHTIDFSCEEAYRSLHTGGELPLRVYMDQPMSTMEEISAITEPTGSGDDWLRMGSVKFWADGAFGPRTAAVREPYADDPGNTGLLVYEPGELARLAAAAARKGRQISIHALGDRALDVTLDALEQATTAPGEPVTAGSARGGRRDRVVHCGLTDAASVARMKSLGAVADLQPCFIPHEVHWMPGRVGPERRDRMYAFKSLVDAGICCTAGSDAPVDPLDPMIGIFGAVARASIEGYPPGGWVPGQKVPVEEAVRMYTVNGAFAEYAEARKGMIRRGYLADFVVLSSDLFTVAEGDIPGCRVLATVVGGGTAWLDGKAAPALR; encoded by the coding sequence GTGAGAGTATACTACAACGCGCTGGTACGGACCATGGATCCCGCAACGCCCGTCGCGGAGGCTTTCGCGGTAGATAGCGGGGAATTCGTGGCGATCGGGGGGAACGATGACGTCCTTAATCTCGCGCAGGGATCGCGCGGTGCCCAGAAGATCGACCTGGGCGGGTTGCCGGTATTCCCCGGGTTCATAGACGGCCACACCCACGTGATGTGGGTGGGGGAGAGCCTCGAGCGCGTTGACCTGTCGAAATGCCGCTCCATCGAAGAGGTGAGGTCCCGCTTACGGGAGCGCGCGGCGGAATTGGGCCCCGGGCAGTGGGTGCTGGGGTGGGGATGGCACCAGGAGAGGTTTGCCGAGAGGCGGGACCCGGTGGCCGCCGACATTGACGGCGTCATACCCGGCAACCCCGCATATCTCATACGTGAATGTACCCACACCGCCCTCGTAAACTCGTTAGCCCTCGAGATGGCGGGGGTGGGCGCGAATACACCCGACCCGGTTGGCGGGAAAATCGTCCGCGACGACAGCGGGGTCCCGGTAGGGCTCCTGCACGAGACGGCAATGCAGCTCGTGTCGCGCATCCTGCCTGCTCCGGATGAGCGCGCAAAGCGGGAGACCCTGAAGCGAGCGATGCTGGAAATGCTCAAGCTGGGCATCACGAGCGTCCACACGATAGATTTCTCCTGCGAGGAGGCGTATCGCAGCCTTCATACGGGCGGCGAGCTGCCCTTACGGGTCTACATGGATCAACCCATGAGCACCATGGAGGAGATCTCGGCCATAACCGAGCCGACGGGGTCGGGTGATGACTGGCTGAGGATGGGATCGGTCAAGTTCTGGGCTGACGGGGCGTTTGGACCCAGGACGGCGGCGGTCAGGGAACCATACGCTGACGACCCGGGGAATACCGGGCTGCTGGTATACGAGCCGGGGGAACTGGCGCGGCTCGCCGCGGCGGCGGCGAGGAAGGGCAGGCAGATCTCGATTCACGCGCTCGGTGACCGGGCGCTGGACGTGACGCTGGATGCCCTCGAACAGGCTACGACCGCGCCCGGCGAGCCCGTTACCGCCGGCTCAGCGCGAGGCGGGCGCAGAGACCGCGTGGTGCATTGCGGTCTCACTGACGCAGCCTCTGTGGCCCGGATGAAGTCGCTGGGAGCCGTCGCCGACCTGCAGCCATGCTTCATCCCGCACGAGGTGCACTGGATGCCCGGGAGGGTCGGCCCGGAACGGCGGGATCGCATGTACGCTTTCAAGTCGCTGGTCGACGCGGGGATATGCTGTACTGCGGGCTCCGATGCGCCGGTGGACCCGCTGGACCCCATGATAGGCATATTCGGGGCGGTGGCACGCGCCAGCATCGAGGGTTATCCGCCGGGTGGATGGGTCCCCGGGCAGAAGGTCCCGGTGGAGGAAGCCGTGAGGATGTACACGGTCAACGGGGCGTTCGCGGAATACGCGGAGGCTCGCAAAGGAATGATCAGGCGAGGCTACCTCGCTGACTTCGTCGTCCTGTCGTCCGACCTGTTCACGGTTGCAGAGGGAGATATCCCTGGTTGCAGGGTGCTCGCGACGGTTGTTGGAGGCGGCACAGCGTGGCTGGACGGCAAGGCTGCCCCGGCCCTCCGCTGA
- the alr gene encoding alanine racemase has protein sequence MLRAWVEIDLDVVARNVEKLRAHAGAGIKFMAVVKSDAYGYGLLPVARAALAGGADWLAVANVDEGIALRSAGVHAPILVFGKTAHERVGDVVKHSLAQAVWDREAVTVIAAAASAMGREAVVHVDVDTGMGMTGVLPHEAVDLCAFIKSQDKVRLGGVFTHLANADSADMVRNRAQMQRYTGVLETLKAKGIDPGIRHACNTGGTASFRDAFFDMVRSGCGIHGMWPFPFENVVGVEESMSIKARVEFVKAVRSGSTVSYGSTHTCATDSVIAGVWLGYGQGLPRALANRAAVLVRGRPAPVIGTVCMNRFAVDVTGIPGVQEWDEVAICGRQGDSSLTLTGTAMKAGVGVAEFLVPYMVPRVYRGKLAVEMGLATDGGQTCRAGTGPGAGGEEGPE, from the coding sequence GTGCTGAGGGCCTGGGTTGAGATAGACCTCGACGTCGTGGCGAGGAATGTCGAAAAGCTCCGCGCGCACGCGGGCGCCGGGATCAAGTTCATGGCCGTCGTCAAGTCAGATGCCTACGGCTACGGGCTCCTGCCGGTTGCCCGGGCGGCCCTGGCCGGCGGGGCCGACTGGCTGGCGGTGGCGAACGTGGACGAGGGGATCGCGCTCCGTTCGGCGGGGGTCCATGCCCCCATCCTCGTCTTCGGCAAGACCGCCCACGAACGTGTGGGCGACGTCGTGAAGCACAGTCTTGCGCAGGCGGTGTGGGACAGGGAGGCCGTGACTGTAATCGCAGCGGCCGCGTCCGCCATGGGCAGGGAGGCCGTCGTGCACGTCGATGTGGATACGGGAATGGGGATGACGGGGGTGTTGCCCCACGAAGCCGTGGACCTGTGCGCGTTCATCAAATCGCAGGATAAGGTCAGGCTTGGCGGGGTCTTCACCCACTTGGCCAACGCGGACTCCGCCGACATGGTGCGGAACCGCGCGCAGATGCAGCGATACACCGGGGTGCTCGAAACGTTGAAGGCCAAGGGAATCGACCCCGGGATAAGGCACGCGTGCAACACCGGCGGTACGGCTTCATTCCGCGACGCGTTCTTCGACATGGTGAGGTCGGGATGCGGCATACACGGCATGTGGCCTTTTCCCTTCGAAAACGTCGTTGGGGTAGAAGAGTCGATGTCTATAAAGGCGCGAGTGGAGTTCGTCAAGGCGGTACGGTCGGGCTCGACCGTGAGCTATGGCTCGACGCACACGTGCGCGACTGACTCCGTTATCGCGGGAGTCTGGCTCGGGTACGGCCAGGGACTCCCCAGGGCGCTGGCGAATCGCGCGGCGGTGCTGGTCCGCGGCCGGCCTGCTCCGGTAATCGGGACGGTTTGCATGAACCGGTTCGCCGTGGATGTCACCGGAATCCCCGGGGTGCAGGAGTGGGATGAGGTCGCGATATGCGGCAGACAGGGTGATTCCAGCCTGACGCTGACCGGCACGGCCATGAAGGCGGGGGTGGGCGTGGCTGAATTCCTCGTGCCGTACATGGTGCCGAGGGTGTACCGTGGGAAGCTGGCCGTGGAGATGGGACTGGCGACGGATGGCGGCCAGACGTGCCGCGCAGGGACAGGGCCCGGCGCCGGCGGGGAGGAGGGGCCGGAGTGA
- a CDS encoding response regulator transcription factor: protein MAERVLIVDDEESIVRLVSFNLKKEGYTVLEARDGSDAVSVIEAANPDLVLLDVMLPEMNGLDVFRAIRSRGKETPVIFLTARDSEIDRVLGLELGADDYITKPFSPRELTARVRAVLRRSTQPRPNSNVSYGDLMIDRDARTVEVGGEPVNLTAKEFDLLSFLAQNPGKVFTRETLLDRVWGYEYAGDTRIVDVHVSHLREKIEEDPKSPAFVKTVRGIGYKFGEKTR from the coding sequence ATGGCCGAGCGTGTGTTGATAGTTGACGACGAGGAGTCCATAGTCAGACTTGTCTCGTTTAACCTGAAGAAAGAGGGCTACACGGTGCTCGAGGCGCGCGACGGGAGTGACGCCGTGTCGGTGATCGAGGCCGCCAACCCCGACCTCGTCCTGCTGGACGTGATGCTACCCGAAATGAACGGCCTCGACGTGTTTCGCGCGATCCGCTCGCGCGGGAAGGAGACACCTGTCATCTTCCTTACAGCGAGGGATTCCGAGATAGACCGCGTACTCGGCCTTGAACTCGGGGCCGACGATTACATTACGAAACCTTTCAGCCCGCGCGAACTCACGGCGCGCGTACGCGCCGTACTCCGGAGGAGCACGCAGCCGCGCCCGAACTCCAACGTAAGCTACGGGGATCTGATGATAGACCGGGACGCGCGCACGGTCGAGGTTGGGGGCGAGCCCGTCAACCTCACCGCCAAGGAATTCGACCTCCTTTCGTTCCTGGCCCAGAATCCCGGCAAGGTGTTCACTCGCGAGACCCTGCTCGACCGCGTTTGGGGGTACGAGTACGCAGGCGACACCCGGATCGTCGACGTGCACGTCAGCCACCTCAGGGAGAAAATCGAGGAAGACCCCAAAAGCCCCGCCTTCGTGAAAACCGTACGCGGCATCGGCTATAAGTTCGGGGAGAAAACGCGTTGA
- a CDS encoding HAMP domain-containing protein has protein sequence MKGLGLKVTTAVLLTVVASTLAVGLIIIGRQGSASGEDAATTRLILLFSVLIAGGIATAVGSRLASGIIQPVEQMTDVARSLSTGDFSRYAFVNRDDELSALGEALNEMSASVRRMLEAASTGKGHLEAVLSTMESGVVFIDSHGRVSMVNTAAVKIFNLQDAYLGRPHVEVLRNYQISAEVDRAITTGSSMRLEVNVIYPQERSLEVFLNPLAGGPNGSGVVVVFHDVTELKRLEKIRRDFVANVSHELKTPVTSVKGFAETLLDGAISDPATAREFVEIIFREASRLDMLVRDLVDLSNLESAPVPIKPVPDDLRDSVQASTRKAALKAGPAGVNVRLRTPGEPVICPIDGERIEQVMDNLLDNAIKFTPRGGVVEVSLEVQGNYAVVTVADTGCGIPPEDLPRIFERFYTVDKARSKKTGGTGLGLSIVKHTVDLHGGRVQVESEYGKGSSFHFSIPLFSNHMPRAGAS, from the coding sequence TTGAAAGGCCTCGGTCTCAAGGTTACGACGGCCGTCCTGCTGACCGTCGTCGCGTCCACTCTTGCGGTGGGCCTGATCATCATCGGCCGTCAGGGATCGGCTTCGGGTGAAGACGCGGCAACAACCCGCCTCATCCTCCTGTTTTCAGTCCTCATTGCAGGCGGAATCGCGACCGCCGTCGGATCGCGACTGGCATCCGGAATCATCCAGCCCGTCGAACAGATGACAGACGTCGCTCGCTCACTGTCGACAGGTGACTTCTCCCGCTACGCTTTCGTGAACAGGGACGACGAACTATCGGCTCTCGGGGAGGCTCTGAACGAGATGTCCGCGAGCGTCCGGCGCATGCTCGAGGCGGCCTCGACCGGGAAGGGTCACCTCGAGGCAGTGCTGTCAACCATGGAGAGCGGCGTGGTTTTCATCGATAGCCACGGCAGGGTGTCAATGGTCAACACAGCCGCGGTAAAGATATTCAACCTGCAGGACGCGTACCTGGGGCGGCCTCACGTCGAAGTGCTGAGAAACTACCAGATCAGCGCCGAGGTGGACCGCGCGATCACCACCGGTTCCTCAATGAGGTTAGAAGTAAACGTAATCTACCCCCAGGAAAGGTCGCTCGAGGTTTTCCTCAATCCCCTTGCCGGGGGGCCCAACGGCTCGGGCGTCGTCGTCGTTTTTCACGACGTAACCGAATTGAAACGCCTCGAGAAAATCCGCAGGGATTTCGTGGCGAACGTGTCTCACGAGCTGAAGACCCCGGTCACCTCCGTCAAGGGGTTCGCCGAGACTCTGCTGGATGGGGCGATATCCGACCCCGCGACGGCCCGCGAGTTCGTGGAGATCATATTCCGCGAGGCCTCCAGGCTCGATATGCTGGTGAGGGACCTCGTGGACCTGTCGAATCTGGAGTCGGCTCCGGTGCCGATCAAGCCGGTTCCCGATGACCTGAGAGACTCCGTGCAGGCCTCCACCAGAAAGGCCGCGCTAAAGGCCGGCCCGGCCGGTGTGAACGTCCGGCTCCGGACCCCGGGCGAGCCCGTAATCTGCCCCATCGACGGTGAGAGGATCGAGCAGGTGATGGACAACCTGCTCGACAACGCTATCAAGTTCACGCCTCGCGGCGGCGTGGTCGAGGTCTCACTCGAGGTCCAGGGCAACTACGCGGTGGTGACAGTCGCCGACACCGGCTGCGGCATCCCCCCGGAGGACCTCCCGCGCATATTCGAGAGGTTTTACACCGTCGACAAGGCGCGCAGCAAGAAGACCGGCGGCACCGGCCTCGGCCTCTCGATCGTCAAACACACCGTCGACCTGCACGGCGGGCGGGTCCAGGTCGAAAGCGAGTACGGCAAGGGCTCCTCTTTCCACTTTTCCATCCCGCTGTTCTCCAACCACATGCCCCGCGCCGGGGCCAGCTAG
- a CDS encoding phosphate ABC transporter substrate-binding protein, which produces MRNSSRIALVLAVALVLSLVSGCGQSAQPAKPAEPPRPQTVTVTVAGSTSVQPVAEKLAEDFMAKNKDVKINVQGGGSSAGVKAAQTATADIGTSSRELKPEEKGLKEFIIAKDGIAIIVHPKNKLENLTLDQVKKVFSGKITNWNDLGQPAGAITVVIREEGSGTRGAFEELIMKEEKCTDKAAVQNSTGAVRSTVASNPNAIGYVSLAGVDQTIKALKMEGVEPTAANIVAGTYKVSRPFLFLTNEDPTGAVKQFIEFALSSEGQDIAAKEHLVKVK; this is translated from the coding sequence GTGAGGAATTCAAGCAGGATAGCGCTGGTTCTGGCAGTCGCGCTGGTCCTGAGTCTTGTTTCCGGGTGCGGCCAATCCGCCCAGCCGGCCAAGCCCGCCGAACCGCCCAGGCCCCAGACAGTAACCGTCACCGTTGCAGGCTCCACTTCCGTCCAGCCCGTCGCAGAGAAACTCGCCGAAGATTTCATGGCGAAGAACAAGGACGTCAAGATCAACGTCCAGGGCGGCGGTTCATCCGCCGGCGTCAAGGCTGCGCAGACCGCTACGGCCGACATCGGCACGTCGTCGAGGGAACTCAAGCCCGAGGAAAAGGGCCTCAAGGAGTTCATCATCGCCAAGGACGGTATCGCAATTATCGTCCATCCGAAGAACAAGCTCGAGAATCTCACGCTCGACCAGGTTAAGAAGGTATTCTCCGGCAAGATAACCAACTGGAACGACCTCGGCCAGCCGGCCGGCGCCATCACGGTTGTCATAAGGGAAGAGGGTTCCGGAACCAGGGGCGCGTTCGAGGAGCTCATCATGAAGGAAGAGAAGTGCACCGACAAGGCGGCAGTCCAAAACTCGACCGGCGCGGTCAGGAGCACGGTCGCTTCCAACCCGAACGCAATCGGCTACGTTTCACTCGCAGGCGTCGACCAGACGATCAAGGCTCTCAAAATGGAGGGCGTGGAGCCCACCGCCGCCAACATCGTTGCAGGCACCTACAAGGTCAGCCGCCCGTTCCTGTTCCTGACCAATGAAGACCCCACGGGCGCGGTCAAGCAGTTCATCGAGTTTGCGCTAAGCAGTGAGGGCCAGGATATCGCGGCGAAGGAACACCTGGTGAAGGTCAAGTAG
- the pstC gene encoding phosphate ABC transporter permease subunit PstC, which produces MSHDPAEQVVRIALLACAVVSIAGILLIAVFISAPGLPLIMRVGPLSFLSGTVWAPTSGKFGILPMIVGSMVVAAGCLFLAIPCGIACAIYLAEFAPEGFGRAVRLALGVLAGIPSVVYGFYGLVVIVPIIRETFGGSGLSVLAGSLVLAIMVLPTIATISEDAIKAVPDEYREGSMALGATRWETVSRVIVPAARSGITASIVLGMGRAIGETMALIMVTGNAPRFPAKITDMVRTLTGNVALEMGYAAGDHQKALLATGLVLLVFIMILNWIAVAVSKAGDRHEKA; this is translated from the coding sequence ATGTCCCATGACCCTGCGGAACAAGTCGTCCGGATAGCGCTTCTCGCGTGCGCCGTAGTATCAATAGCGGGTATCCTCCTGATTGCGGTGTTCATATCTGCTCCGGGCCTGCCCCTGATAATGAGGGTCGGGCCCCTCTCATTTCTCTCGGGAACGGTATGGGCGCCGACGTCGGGGAAGTTCGGCATACTACCCATGATCGTGGGCTCCATGGTGGTCGCGGCAGGCTGCCTGTTCCTCGCGATCCCGTGCGGCATCGCGTGTGCGATCTACCTCGCGGAGTTCGCCCCCGAAGGTTTCGGCAGGGCCGTACGCCTCGCTCTCGGGGTACTCGCCGGTATCCCATCGGTGGTTTACGGCTTCTACGGCCTCGTCGTCATAGTGCCGATCATCCGGGAGACCTTCGGCGGGTCGGGCTTGAGCGTGCTCGCTGGGTCGCTGGTCCTCGCGATCATGGTTCTCCCCACCATAGCCACCATCTCCGAGGACGCCATCAAGGCTGTCCCGGACGAGTACCGTGAGGGTTCGATGGCACTCGGAGCAACGAGGTGGGAGACGGTCTCGCGCGTAATCGTCCCGGCGGCCAGGTCGGGGATAACCGCCTCGATCGTGCTCGGCATGGGCCGGGCCATCGGTGAAACCATGGCGCTCATCATGGTCACCGGAAACGCCCCCCGTTTCCCCGCGAAAATCACCGACATGGTGCGCACGTTAACCGGAAACGTAGCGCTGGAGATGGGCTACGCGGCGGGAGACCACCAGAAGGCCCTGTTAGCCACTGGATTGGTGCTTCTCGTATTCATAATGATTCTCAACTGGATCGCGGTGGCGGTCAGCAAGGCGGGGGACCGGCATGAAAAGGCGTAA
- the pstA gene encoding phosphate ABC transporter permease PstA has protein sequence MKRRKTTQMVMVGLLALSTFIICGALAAIMWQVLSKGMPVISADFLLKPTTNSGRSGGIFSSIVGTFYVTAVSLLVSVPLGVGAAVYLTEYASEGWLVEWIRFAVSSLAGIPSIVFGLFGFTFFVIQMRMGWSVLSGGLTMGLMILPWLVRIAEEAIKAVPCEYLEGSLALGAPRWKAVFGLVVPAAYPGILSGILLGIGRAFGETAALILTAGSAYHTPTSIWHPARTMAVHLYILSSEGLSLERAYGTAAVLSASILAINALASRLTRAIRTR, from the coding sequence ATGAAAAGGCGTAAGACAACCCAGATGGTCATGGTGGGTCTTCTGGCCCTCTCCACGTTCATCATCTGCGGCGCGCTGGCCGCGATAATGTGGCAGGTATTGTCCAAGGGGATGCCCGTCATATCTGCCGATTTCCTGCTCAAGCCCACGACGAACTCGGGCCGCAGCGGCGGCATCTTCTCGAGTATCGTTGGGACCTTCTACGTTACGGCGGTCTCGCTGCTGGTGTCGGTCCCCCTTGGGGTCGGCGCGGCAGTATATCTTACGGAATACGCCAGCGAAGGCTGGCTCGTGGAATGGATACGCTTCGCCGTCTCGTCGCTGGCGGGAATCCCGTCGATAGTATTTGGACTGTTCGGGTTCACGTTTTTCGTCATCCAGATGAGGATGGGATGGTCCGTCCTGTCCGGCGGGCTCACGATGGGCTTGATGATACTGCCGTGGCTTGTCCGGATCGCTGAGGAGGCGATTAAAGCGGTCCCCTGCGAATATCTGGAGGGGAGCCTGGCGCTGGGCGCTCCGCGGTGGAAGGCGGTATTCGGTCTCGTCGTCCCGGCGGCGTACCCAGGAATCCTCAGCGGCATCCTGCTCGGGATCGGCAGGGCGTTCGGTGAGACGGCGGCGCTCATCCTTACAGCCGGTTCGGCCTACCACACGCCCACATCCATATGGCACCCTGCGCGGACGATGGCCGTTCACCTGTACATCCTTTCGAGTGAAGGACTCTCACTTGAAAGGGCGTACGGCACGGCGGCGGTACTGTCGGCGAGCATACTGGCAATAAACGCCCTGGCCTCGCGGCTCACCAGGGCGATTCGCACGCGGTAA
- the pstB gene encoding phosphate ABC transporter ATP-binding protein, with protein sequence MSVGIEPGIKIATRNLEVAYGSFVALKDINMDIPERAVTSLIGPSGCGKSTFLRTLNRLNDLVPVCKVRGIVTLDGKDIYSAQTDVTLLRKRVGMVFQKPNPFPMSIYDNVAYGPRIHGATSSDKLDSIVEESLKAAALWNEVKDRLRQNALRLSGGQQQRLVIARVLAIEPEVILMDEPASALDPISTGKIEDLIGELKSRYTVIIVTHNMQQAGRISDFTSFFLNGEMIEMGPTRSVFTNPRDRRTEDYITGRFG encoded by the coding sequence TTGAGTGTAGGAATCGAACCGGGGATCAAAATCGCTACACGCAACCTGGAAGTAGCGTACGGAAGTTTCGTCGCGCTGAAGGATATCAATATGGACATCCCCGAGCGCGCTGTAACTTCGCTGATCGGGCCGTCCGGTTGCGGGAAGTCGACTTTCCTCAGGACGCTGAACAGGCTCAACGATCTGGTCCCGGTGTGTAAGGTCAGGGGGATCGTGACGCTGGACGGGAAGGACATCTACAGCGCGCAGACGGACGTCACGCTGCTCAGAAAGCGGGTCGGCATGGTGTTCCAGAAGCCCAACCCGTTCCCCATGTCCATATACGACAACGTGGCGTACGGCCCGCGCATTCACGGCGCAACCTCGAGTGATAAACTTGACTCCATCGTGGAGGAAAGCCTGAAGGCGGCCGCGCTCTGGAACGAGGTCAAGGACAGGCTTCGCCAGAATGCGCTCAGGCTGTCCGGGGGCCAGCAACAAAGGCTGGTGATCGCAAGGGTTCTGGCGATCGAGCCCGAAGTAATTCTTATGGATGAACCTGCGTCGGCCCTCGACCCCATCTCAACGGGCAAGATCGAAGATCTCATCGGTGAACTCAAAAGTAGATATACGGTTATCATCGTAACTCATAACATGCAACAGGCCGGACGAATCTCGGATTTCACGTCGTTCTTCCTTAACGGTGAGATGATAGAGATGGGCCCGACGAGGAGTGTGTTCACAAACCCGAGGGACCGGCGCACAGAGGATTACATTACGGGCAGGTTCGGCTAA